The genomic DNA gccaaagggggagtttgttagttcttgtgttggcttaattcagttccaaaatgcataTGCTACTATTcatggctcaaacactgatatagaatgctcagaatccaatctccaccgttcataatttagattcatgtgttatgaacgtccctacaaaatttcagctcaatcggaccacaaacgcccatcgatcggagctgttgatgaagactggacaggccgggtccggaccacaattccccgggtccggacctcatttccagaaactaaaatcttgctccgcgaagccgtgtccggacagcccattaacatgtccggacaccccgtaagttttaggcccaaaaacatgattttaagtgggttaggtctagggttttgtcgggggtatatatacatcattatagaagagagaagcacgaattttcacccccagagagttcgtgtgaggctgtgcttgagtgattattttgttgtgagccaaattgattcctcttagaggatttttgttagtattgatcgtgtgcttaattgaagtctatcggaagggtccgataaaggagaatcacgttgaagaaaattgtgagcgaggagacaagttggaggcttgtcgatcttacagagtcaaggtcttgcaaagggttgtaagtgttcctcgtgtctgtaatctctggataatcttttgatagtgatttcctgggtttggctgccccggagaggttttacttttagaacgttttctaaaaggtttcctcttcgtcaccaaaatctttgtgtgtgattgttcatattttggtgaatgtttgttttgatatatatctgttaattctgcataaaattgtgatatttatctgtttagaatttttcacatttcaaaTGTATTATTCATATAGTAAATCTCATTCACTTGAAAATGACATTAGGGGTTGGAGAAATATATCCACTGATCTATAAGAAATCGAAAACCATAAATAGAAAACGTTATTTAAgaaatccaaaaccaaaacaacatatataaataaataaaatcactcCTTGATTACAGAATTGAAGTCTAAACAGGTAGGTCAATGGTAAGTCCAATTGAAACACTTCATTATTATAACCCAAGCTAGTAGCTCTGCACAAACTTTCTCATATTCAAATCTGCTGAATATGTCCCACGCGTTCCCGTATTGAACTCCATTTGTCAATTACACCAAAAATTCACAAAATGGCATCATCTCTTTCCAAACCAGGAAGATTTTATCCATAATTAAGCGGGCAAATCAACAAGCAAATTTGATTGGTGTAGTTATGATTCACCTAGTGGTGTTTCTTCCTCTGCATCTGAAATTCTAATGCCAGAGGTTGAAAAATGCCTATTTTGTTTTGGGTAGCCATTGGATTGCAagttgtcatcatcatcatcgtcatcatcacCGGGTCTCTTAGTAAATTGAATACCATCTATTAAATCTGCCACCTTCTCTTCACACCTATGTATAGGTAGGAGATGGAATCCGCAACttttaaagagcattgactTTGAATTGCTCTGGCAAACAAATTTAACTTGTAGATGATCATTATCCTCCTTAAACTTAAAAGATGTTGGAACATGGAAATGCAACCATACATGATCTGAGTCCAATGGATAAACTCTTTCACTGGTACGATAGATTTGGTGAAAGTTCTGAAATTTCTTAAAGTTGCTTACAGTTACGCAAGAAAAGTCTCATCAGCCCATCAAATCTTTTAATACATCTAGGAAGGATAACAATCCCACTTTCTGATAGATCCAATGTGGAATAACAATTAAATGTCATGGAGAAATTTGATTCTGATGTCGAAAATACTCTTTCAAATTGAGATGTATGTGGTTCTTCCAAAAATATTTCCAATGACATGCACCCCACTacatatacattttttatattcGGTGGAAGTTCTAGAATTTCTTGAAGTTACTTGCAATTATTCAAGCGAAGTGACCTCAAGCCAGCAAATCCCTTAATGCATGTAGGAATGGTAACAATAGCACTCCCTGATAGATCTAATTCTTCCAATGTGGACGACCAATTAAATATCTTGAAGAAATTTGATTCTACTAGGACATTGTTTTTAAGATCCAATATTTGTGGTGCCGGAAATACTATTGAGGTACAATCATCATTAGAAACACTTGAATTCGTTGGAGGTGGCAATGGGAGTAATTCTGGACGTGATGAAATTTCTAATTCCTTCATAGATAGAATAGAGGGTATGGATTGTCTATTATCCCCAATCTTCTCTGGAAACTTAACAAGTTTTGAACAACCCTCAAGATTAAGATACTCTAAATGTTTCAACTTATAAATGCTACTTGGAAGATTCATAAGGTTTATGCAACCTTTTGGTTCTAACTCTTTAAGCCCAATAAGGTACCCAATAGATGAAGGTATTTCTTTTATACCAGTGCATCCAAAGTTGATCAATTCTAGATGCTCCATCTCACACTCAATTTCAGGAAAGCTATTAAGCATTGAGCAACCAACAAGCCAAAGAGATTTTAGAGATCTCAACTTAAGTCTTCTTGGAAAACTGGTAAGGTTATAGCATCGTGTAAGACTCAAATGAACTAGCTTATCAAGATATCCAACNNNNNNNNNNNNNNNNNNNNNNNNNNNNNNNNNNNNNNNNNNNNNNNNNNNNNNNNNNNNNNNNNNNNNNNNNNNNNNNNNNNNNNNNNNNNNNNNNNNNTGAGAAAAGCATGCATTAAGGTTAACCATAAATAATCTAAGCCTTTTCATATTCTTGAAGGCCTTGAACTCAAGCACACCACGTCTCTCCTTCAGGCAAATCAACCAATTTGCCTTGAATTTTGATTGTTCCCTAGTAAGGCAATGAATCAGTACACGCCAGCAAAATTAAATCATAAAGTTCTCTACTTTAGCTCTTGCTAGAATTATAGCTTTTGTTTTAATACacaccaacatatatatatatatatatatatatatatatatatatatatatatataatttgcagaaaaaaaaaaaaaaacaaccttaCATTCCATCTATCTGTCTTTTAATGACGTTGCTCTTCATTTGGAGATTTTCAAAATAAGTAATTCTACTTTTACAATTAAAATGTTCCTATGTGAATGATCACTGACCACCAAGTTCGAAAGGTcaaatttttgacttttttatattacCAATTGCTCTTAGCTATTAAAAAACTATGCCGACTTTTGAAATAGATCGAATTATGGACAATTTTGTATGATGACTTTATTTATCTTAATTACAATCATTTAACTTATTTGATTCTTTactatatatgtgtatataaatatatgattatatattatatgaacACATATATGTGTGCATCTGTATAattcttcatcatttttttacaaagaataaagtaaaatatttttctagtaTGTTTAattgtgaaaaagaaacaaatataaaattagaagaatCTCTTGATGTCACTTCTTACCGTATTTTCCACAAGGACATGACGAACATCTTTATGAAACCACAACTTACTGCGTTTGCCAGGGTCTTCAggtgattcttgtcgaacaaCTTCTCTACCCATATCCTACAACAAGTCGTGCATTGCCAATTTGTTGCCTCACCAATGGTTATGAGAGACTTCTCTAAAAGAATTTTGATACCATCAACTGGGAAGAAATCACAGCTATTTAGCATTTTAATAACATAATTTGTCGGCTTTCCTTTGAAAAAACATGCaatgtcaagaaaaatatttttctcattttcatgcaatccatcataacttattttaagTCTTTCTTGAATGCTTTCATGTGGAATTCTTTTGCACTTAtccaatgcacttttccattgATGTATATCTTTACCATAAAGATCTGAATCTATTACTTCTAAAGCTAGTGGAAGGCACCCAGCATAATTTAATACATGTTCCATTAGTTTTAGAAAATCATCAGTAGGTTTGTCTCCTTTGAAAGCATTCCAACAAAAGAGCTCAAGAGCTTCGTTGCAGTCCAATTCCTTTACGTCATAACGACAAGAGACAAAAAAGTATTGACTAATCATGGAGTAGTTGAACTTTTCATATgagaaaacattgtaaaatgTACATATTATTGAGTATATATGTTTGAGTGTAAAAATGTTTGAGTGTCACATTGAGAAAATGTTTAAGTGTGAGTGATTAATATGCATGTTGGCCCAAACCTATATACTTAAACCTTTGGGTTAAGTGATGTCTCAACATGTTATATTATGAGCTCACTAAAAGGTTATACCAAGTATCAAAACATtatcacttttatatcaaatcattcactttttatatcacatcatttaccttttattactattcaaataaaaaaatcactataaaacaaaatttttccacTTTCCAATAccgctttttcatttttctatatcaatcattattttcttttttaatatttttaactatgAACAGTGTCGTGGAGAgttgttgtttgccaaacaccctctCAATTCCATCTGTACTTGGGGAACTGGACTAGGGCAATTGTACAGGAGACACTATTCAAATAGGATTTGGGGAACTTGACAAATGGGGCACTTATACAGGAGACTCTATTCCATCTGAATTCTTGGCAACTTGTAAGTTCCTGAACTTTATGATAAACTTATTGATTTTGTCCAATATTTGAGCTTCATTCctacaaaatacaaaagatCAGAAACATTTAATGAGTTGAACATTTCATATGAAGAAACATAGGAACATGATCTAGTTGCTCATTTTTCAAGAGGAAATTAATGACAATGATTGTCTACAAAGATACGGGATAACCTCTCCCTTCCTTGCTTAGGGCTTGTCTACTTAAAACTAATCAAGAATATGTTTTGCATTTCATACAAAAGTGTTTGTACATATTAAATGCTTCAATCAGCAGATTTCTAATTGAAATCCAGTGCGAAAAtcataatattaaataattttaggtGATACAAATTCCTCACCAGTTTAggcagattaaaaaaaatttttaaaactaaacAAGGTGCTTTTAATTGACTGGATTTACATAATTATCCAAAATTATAACACAACAAACCACAAGACGTATGACAGAGATAGAAGGAAAAACAACCAATGAGAAGTTGCAGAAAGAAAGATGGTTGAAGTTCTCAGtttctttcctaaatttctCTTGACCTTCCCACTCTCTAGTCCGagatctcaaaaagaaaaacaaaaggggaaaaatataaaaaaagcccccccaaactaccagccgttttcgatttagccccctaatgtttcaaaagtgataaagtagcccctcaaactaccaaactattacattttggccactccgttagtcaaaaccgtcaatttggacggaaactacaaaacgacgtcgttttattatgggtaagttactacaatgctcttttatgaaaaaaaaaaattttggggaaaaatataaaaaaccccccaaactaccagccgttttcattttagccccctaatgttcagaatgTGATAAAGTAACCCAtcaacaaaacgacgttgttttgcagtttccgtccaaactaacggttttgactaacggagtggccaaaatgcaatagtttggtagtttggggggctactttatcacttttgaaacattatggggctaaatcgGAAACatctggtagtttggggggcttttttatatttttcccaatatatatatatactcacacaCTCATAGTCAGATACATGTATataatcgaaaaaaaaaaaaaaaaaaaaaaaaaaaaaaaaactactatgAATGCACAAGACTGATAAGAAATACATGTTATTATCGAAACAAACCTCGGAAATTTGGCCTCTAGTGTTAGGGCTGTCCTCCACTTCTCCACCTTTCTTTAATCATCCTTGAACCTTTTATCATGTTTGAAAAATGCATCTCCAAAACTACCTGTTTGAAGCTGTATATATGATGGATCTATCTTGTAAAACACTAGTAGAatgatttgtcttttttttccttacacTCAACAATCTTCAGTAACTCGTTCAAGCACCATGTGGTTGATACATAGTTTTGAGAGAATATGACGATCAAATCCTTGACTCTTCAATAGCCTTGAAAAGTGATGAAGAAATATAATTTCCTCTTTCAAGCTGCTCATCATCTATGTAGGTCTTGATTCCCCTTCGATCCAAAGCGTCGAATAGATAGGCAATAAAATTTCTGCGAGTATCTACGCCTCTACAGCTCAAGAATACATCGTGAGTCCATTGATGGGTGAATAAAGTAGACAACGAGGCTCCGCTTCATCCCCATAcacaaaatttctcaaatttttttgttccGAAGGGTCGAAGAACCCTTtggaacaaaaaaatatctatatatgtattaattttaaaaatctttcaACACCCCCACACAGAATTTTTCCACCAACCCATTTAGGCATCAATCATCAATGGTCTATCCCTACTCCCACGAGGAAGTTGGAAAAAGGATCGTTATCATCACCAAGTTAACTGTCAAGTCTTCCCTAAAGTTTCTATCTAGtccttttaaatcaaaatacaaaaacactTCCTAAAAAGCATTATCACATAGTAATGTTACATGCCACTTTTGTGTACTTCAAAGTTgataaataacttttaaaattattattgaatttgtgataaattactattaactttaatttaataatattaaattcttaGAATACAAAGCGATACTTCAAAAATTGATATTGGTTGTGAGCGCTTTCAAAGCACTGCTTAATGTCTCAATCACTCGGGGCATTTTGACTTTGATTAAAAATTGGGTTTATagtccttataaaaaaattgattgtccttaaaacaattcaaaaaaattgggttcatagtccttataaaaaaaaatttatcacaAAAACAGggttaaagtaaaaaaaattgactttggTTGTGAGCGCCCCTCAAAACACTTCTTTGATTAAAGTCAAAGAATGATATCAATTTATCACATCGTCGGCGCTCTGGTTGTGAGCGCCCCGTGATCCATTGCTTAATGTCTCGAAGAACGCTTGCTACCGTAAGAATGATATGTAAGGTGCGGTGGTGGCCATTGACTTCAATCTCCATTCCCATTCtaaatattaaatttcattCATATTGGTTGTGAAATCATCCTAACTAATGTTGCTGAAGATACAAGAGACTCCCAAATACACCTAGAATGGGTTTGAATAGgtttataacaaaatatatgCGGAATTAAAAATTACAAGCATCAAAcatcattcaccaaaatatatgtaaagCGATAAAGCATGAACACAAGtaattttggtgacgaagtggAAACCAAGAAAAACCTCTTCAAGGAAAAACTACTATGGGGCAGCCAACCCAGAAATATCACTATTAGACAAATTATCAAGAAATTACAGACACGGGACACTTACAACCTTTTACAAGTTCTTGGCTTGATAAGAATTGAtaagcctccaactcgtcttCCTAGCTCACAATCCTCTTCAAGTGATACTCCTTTATCGGACCATTCCGATAGACTTATTCTTCTCCAAAGTTGATTACACAATACAAGTgatcaacaaacaaacaacactTGCTATCACACAATAGCAATTACTCCAAGAGAGTTATGGCTCTAAGGCATATGACAAAATCTCTCTTAACACACAATGAAACAAACTCAAGCACTAAGGCTTTTCTCTCAAGTTGAGCTTATACTCTCCGTAGTTTGCTTGATAAAAATGAGTGCCCAAGTACCATATAAATAGGCTCACAAGAATAGGGCAAGGttagcataaaaataaaaaataaaaaataaaaaataatattagggctggcaattttgacacgacccgacaacTCGACACGGACATTACACTAAATTACCGAGTTTGGGTCATAAACAGGTCGACCCGTTTATTTTGTTCTTGAAAGGTCGAGTCGCGGGTCACCTGTGACacgattaattaattaattaatttttttttttgtgtttaccCTTCACTGGTTTGGGTCATACACGGGTCAATTAACCCGTTTATGACTCGACTCAtcactttcatttttaaaaaaactaaaactaaaactaaacgggttaagcgggttGTGTCGGGTGACTCACAAAATTATCGTGTCGTGTTCGAGTTTGATGGGGCCAACCCgttagctaaacgggttgtgtTTGGATTTACCCTAAACGGGTCACGAgtcgtaaacgggtcgacccgcctaCCCGTTTTGTCACCTCTAAACAATATAAAAGTAGGTTGTATAGCTCCTAGAAATTTCGCATTTTTGTGATCCAGAATGACCggaaattcgaatttctttttttgactaGCTTGGAAAGTCTCATATTTATcacattcatatttttttagacGAAAATCGGACATTTGGACttatgttttttcttgctttcctgCATCCTAGAGGAACACTTGCTATAGTAAGGATGAATGGAATTTCGCATTTTCATGACCCGGAATGACTAAaagtttgaatttctttttttgactaACTCTGAAAGtccaatatttttctcattcataTTGCATTGGCCGAAAATCGGACATTTGGACTCATGTTTTTCCTTGCTTTCCTAGCACTTAGAAGAACACTTGCTACCGTAAGGATGAATGAAATTTCGCATTTTCGTGATCCggaaattcgaatttctttttttgactaGCTTGGAAAGTccaatatttatctcattcataTTGCATCGGCCGAAAATTGGACATTTGGACTCgtgttttttcttgctttcctaGCTCCTAGAAGAACGCTTGCTACCATAAGAATGAATGAAATTTCTCATTTACATTACCGAACTACCggaaattcgaatttcttttttgaCTAGCTCGaaaagtccgatatttatctcattcataTTGCATCGACTGAAAATTGGACATTTGGACTCgtgttttttcttgctttcataGCTCCTAGCTAGAAGAACGCTTGCTATTGTAAGAATGAATGAAATTTCTCATTTACGTCACGAAACGACCGGAAATTCGAATATCTTTTTTTGACTAGCTTGGAAAGTCCGATGTTTAACTGATTCATATTTTTTCGGATGaaaatcggatatttgaactcgtcttttttcttgctttcctaCATCCTAGAAGAACGCTTGCTATAGTAAGGATGTCTGGTCAACCACCTATAGCGGTTTGTAatatttactaaccgcctaggttGTTGCtgttagtggttttagccactaaccacTAACTACAATCGCCTTTTCACCTATAAATCTGTCTCTATTACTAACCGTCTAGGTGgttgcagttagcggttttagccactaaccgctaactacaaccgccttttcacccatAAATCTGCCTCACTCCTAAACTTTATACTTTATATAATGTAGTAGGAAAATAGCTTTACCACTTGGAGCCTGTTTGGGCAGGCACCAAGGGTTTGTTTGGGCAAAGGCAATTAATGACCCGataatattctttcaaaaaaaaaaatcaaaaaatcaacattttttttattaaataaatcacttttattattattcaaatacaaaattcaatacaatttttttttttcataccaaatatttttcttcttttttcaccTTGATCAATTTTtgcaactttaaaaaatgacagaattttcttttaaactggtttggagaaaattttcttcaacctagcTCAGTAAGTATCAAGTGTCATTACTCAcatatttctttaatattttaattgcatttagttaattaagaacccaaaacattaattttttaaaagctcaaaaatattaaatgaggttcaaaaaaattttctctaaacgaATTTAAATTGTGTCCAAAAGCCCCGCCACGTGATTCACACCAGATCTCATAAAAAGCCACGATCACGATCAGGCACGGATCACACTATCCCTGATCACTCAATactatatattacttaattCCTTCCTTCACTATGTCTCTACGTACAGCCCTTTGTTTTCCCTCTCATTGAACGGCTAAACCATGGCCACCATTACCAAGCAACAGAAAACACCCCACGTAGCCATTGTGCCCACTCCAGGGATTGGCCATCTCGTCCCACTCGTTGAGCTCGCAAAGCGACTCGTCCTCCGCCACAATTTCCTAGTCACCTTACTCATCCCCACAGATGGTTCACCCATGATACAACACAAAGCCTTCCTTGAAGCCCTACCCAACTCCATATCCTCCATATTTCTTCCTCCCGTCAACCTTGACGACCTCCCCGAGGACGTCAAGATCGAGACCCGGATCGCACTCACCTTGACTCGGTCCCTCCCTGCCCTACGAGACTCTTTCAAGGTCTTAGCCGAGTCAACTCGGCTAGTAGCCGCGGTGGTTGATTTACTTGCTTTGGAGGTGTTCGATGTGGCTAAAGAATTCGGTATTTCTTCCTACATTTTTTTCTGTACAACCGCCATGGCTTTGTCGTTCGTCTTTCACTTACCAGAGCTTGATGAAACATTCACTTGTGAGTTCAGAGACTTGCCTGAACCGATCAAATTACCCGGTTGTGTGCCGATCCATGGGTCCGATCTGGCGGACGGATTTCAAGATAGAAAGAATGAGGTATATAAAGCGATTCTACAAATGGCCAAACAATACCCTCTTGCTGCTGGAATTATGGTTAATAGCTTTCTGGATTTGGAACCGGGTTGTTTTAAAGCTTTGATGGAAGGAAAAGAGGGCTGGCCACCTGTTTACCCAGTTGGACCGCTTGTTCAGTCCGGTTCAGACATGAATGCGGTTGAAGGTTCCGAGTGTTTGAGGTGGTTGGATAAGCAGCCAAATAGTTCAGTGTTATTCGTTTCATTTGGTAGCGGTGGGACGCTTTCACATGAGCAGCTAAATGAATTGGCCTTAGGACTTGAAATGAGTGGGCAAAGATTTCTTTGGGTTGTGAGGAGCCCACATGAGAAAGCTGCCAATGCAAATTACTTCAGTGTACAAAGCATTAAggatccttttccttttcttcctgaCGGGTTCTTGGAGAGGACAAAAGAAGTGGGTCTAGTGGTGCCCTCTTGGGCTCCTCAGGTGCAGATCCTAAAGCATGCCTCCACCGGCGGCTTCCTGTTCCACTGTGGGTGGAATTCAACCCTGGAGAGCATTTTACACGGCGTGCCGTTGATTGCTTTGCCACTATACGCGGATCAAAGGGTGAGCTCTGTACTGCTAGCTGATGATTTGAAGGTTGCTTTTAGGGTCAAAGTCAATGACAAAGGCCTGGTGGGACACAAAGATATTGCAAACTACGCAAGAGGGATAATCgagggagaagaaggaaaattgCTAAAGAGCAAAATGAAAGCACTAAAGAATGCGGCTGAAAGGGCTTTGAGCCAAGATGGGTCGTCAACAAAATCACTGGCGGAGGTGGCTCAGATATGGATGAGTCACAAAGAATGATAAGAAATCATTCCTGAAAGTACGTGGTTTATTTCGGTCTGCTTTTCAGAGTTCTTCCttttattgttgtgttcttcttctttagtttagttttagtGAGTGTTGTATTCTGGTTTATGCAAATCTGTT from Corylus avellana chromosome ca6, CavTom2PMs-1.0 includes the following:
- the LOC132184968 gene encoding hydroquinone glucosyltransferase-like gives rise to the protein MATITKQQKTPHVAIVPTPGIGHLVPLVELAKRLVLRHNFLVTLLIPTDGSPMIQHKAFLEALPNSISSIFLPPVNLDDLPEDVKIETRIALTLTRSLPALRDSFKVLAESTRLVAAVVDLLALEVFDVAKEFGISSYIFFCTTAMALSFVFHLPELDETFTCEFRDLPEPIKLPGCVPIHGSDLADGFQDRKNEVYKAILQMAKQYPLAAGIMVNSFLDLEPGCFKALMEGKEGWPPVYPVGPLVQSGSDMNAVEGSECLRWLDKQPNSSVLFVSFGSGGTLSHEQLNELALGLEMSGQRFLWVVRSPHEKAANANYFSVQSIKDPFPFLPDGFLERTKEVGLVVPSWAPQVQILKHASTGGFLFHCGWNSTLESILHGVPLIALPLYADQRVSSVLLADDLKVAFRVKVNDKGLVGHKDIANYARGIIEGEEGKLLKSKMKALKNAAERALSQDGSSTKSLAEVAQIWMSHKE